A stretch of Plasmodium knowlesi strain H genome assembly, chromosome: 1 DNA encodes these proteins:
- a CDS encoding prodrug activation and resistance esterase, putative, which translates to MAETQTAERDYRRGRAAGGSSSTSPKGSGGSARLDGKPKVDSFHNRDGLTLKTYSWQVKNPIGVIFLVHGLNTHVRLEYMRHNVDIVSSEKAILKDADNYYIYKDSWIEHFNKNGYSVYGMDHQGHGQSDGWRNLKTNVKKFDDLVYDLIQYINRVHDVICLRGQKDAMNAETSKSGSADSPTSGTSPSSPMSAASPASFAQRNNNSWSIHNNLKNTKTPPFYIMGLSMGGNIVLRTLEILGKSKDHSAKLNIRGCICLAGMISIDELASKASYKYFYIPCGKFFATVFPTLRLTPSLYFKKYPYVNQIFKYDKNRNKRPITCKLGFELLNAIENLNKDIHHIPKDIPILFVHSRHDSACFFGGAETFYKKINTNLKELHVLDDMDHVLTMEPGNERVLEKVLAWLSSLSRSDASGS; encoded by the coding sequence ATGGCCGAGACACAGACCGCGGAACGCGACTACAGGCGAGGCCGTGCGGCCGGGGGATCTAGCTCCACAAGCCCAAAAGGCTCTGGCGGTAGTGCCCGTTTGGATGGAAAACCCAAAGTAGATTCATTCCATAATAGAGATGGACTGACATTGAAGACATACTCCTGGCAAGTAAAGAACCCAATAGGAGTGATATTCCTAGTCCATGGACTCAACACACATGTACGGTTAGAGTACATGCGACACAACGTAGATATAGTGAGCTCAGAAAAAGCTATTCTGAAGGATGCAGATAATTACTACATTTACAAAGACAGTTGGATTGAGCATTTCAACAAAAATGGCTACTCCGTATATGGCATGGACCACCAGGGACATGGGCAATCTGACGGTTGGAGGAATTTAAAAACAAACGTGAAAAAGTTTGATGATCTGGTATATGATCTGATACAGTACATTAATAGGGTGCACGACGTTATCTGTCTACGGGGTCAGAAGGATGCAATGAATGCAGAAACGAGTAAGAGCGGTTCGGCGGATTCCCCCACTTCCGGCACTTCTCCTTCATCCCCCATGTCTGCTGCTTCGCCTGCTTCTTTCGCGCAGAGGAACAACAACTCATGGTCCATTCACAACAACCTGAAAAACACCAAGACGCCTCCCTTCTACATTATGGGTCTCTCCATGGGTGGAAACATAGTACTAAGGACATTAGAAATTTTGGGCAAATCCAAAGATCATAGTGCCAAACTAAACATAAGAGGATGTATATGTTTAGCCGGCATGATATCCATAGACGAATTAGCCTCCAAAGCATCTTACAAATATTTCTACATACCttgtggaaaattttttgccaCCGTATTTCCAACCCTAAGACTCACGCCATCCTTGTACTTTAAGAAGTATCCATACGTTAATCAAATTTTTAAGTAcgataaaaatagaaataaaagacCAATAACGTGCAAGTTGGGCTTTGAGCTTCTGAACGCcattgaaaatttaaataaggACATTCATCATATTCCAAAGGATATCCCCATCCTTTTCGTCCACTCAAGACATGACAGTGCTTGCTTCTTTGGGGGTGCGGAAaccttttataaaaaaattaataccAACCTTAAGGAGTTACACGTACTTGACGATATGGACCATGTCCTCACCATGGAACCGGGCAATGAGCGCGTTCTAGAGAAGGTCCTTGCGTGGTTGTCTTCCCTCTCCCGATCGGATGCAAGCGGCAGCTAG